In Streptomyces sp. NBC_00483, a single window of DNA contains:
- a CDS encoding beta-L-arabinofuranosidase domain-containing protein yields the protein MSRTERSNGSSSSQVTPGRRQFIAVAATGVAVAALPTALGTAAYASPASGTDAAPRAATGAVKPFPLDAVALLPGVFRDNQARNTAYLHFVDIDRLLHTFRKNVGLPSDAEPCGGWEGPDVELRGHSTGHLLSGLALTYANTGDTGARDKGRKLVAALAECQEASPKAGFGKGYLSAFPESFFDRLEAGSGVWAPYYTIHKIMAGLVDQHRLAGSEQALDVVLRQAAWVDKRTGALSHDQMQRVLQTEFGGMNDVFADLHEITGDTNWLKVAERFTHDVVFDPLAKNEDKLAGLHANTQIPKMVGALRLWEEGLDDRYRTIAENFWQIVTDHHTYVIGGNSNGEAFHEPDAIAAQLSNGCCENCNSYNMLKLTRLMHFHAPHRVDLLDYYERTLFNQMLGEQDPDSAHGFNIYYTGLAPGSYKQQPSFMGEDPKAYSTDYDNFSCDHGSGMETHAKFAETVFSHDDERLLVNLFVPAEVKWKAKGVSWRQTTGFPDKASTTLTVTAGTAEHELRVRIPSWTKGARVTLNGRALGDRPKAGSWFALRRRWKAGDRIEVTLPMRLAIEPTPDDPDVQAVLYGPVVLAGQYGDRGAMRMPRLDPKSVKQTAAAPMRFTARADDENVTLLPIARTHHVYYTAYWLTGEPPPPPPEFAAWHRFDETSGTTAADATGNGKTAQLVAGATWTTGGKTGGAVALDGSDGYVKLADDVLAGATAYSVATWVKLDGTPDAWTRIFDIGSGASANLFLTPRSDADTLRFAITAGGAGAEERIDVDQLPTDTWVHVALTYGNGTAVLYVDGEEKGRNEHVTAQPDMFGNHIRAGYLGKSQYADPYLKGALDDLRVYGKTLTAAEVAELAGA from the coding sequence GCAGAAGGCAGTTCATCGCTGTCGCCGCCACCGGGGTCGCAGTCGCCGCGCTGCCCACCGCCCTGGGCACGGCGGCGTATGCGAGCCCGGCCTCCGGTACCGATGCCGCACCCCGAGCCGCGACGGGCGCCGTCAAGCCCTTCCCCCTCGACGCCGTCGCCCTGCTGCCCGGCGTCTTCCGCGACAACCAGGCGCGCAACACCGCCTATCTGCACTTCGTCGACATCGACCGGCTGCTGCACACCTTCAGGAAGAACGTCGGCCTGCCGTCCGACGCCGAGCCGTGCGGCGGCTGGGAGGGGCCCGACGTAGAGCTGCGCGGCCACAGCACCGGACATCTGCTGTCCGGGCTCGCGTTGACGTACGCCAACACCGGCGACACCGGCGCCCGTGACAAGGGGCGCAAGCTGGTCGCCGCGCTCGCGGAGTGTCAGGAGGCCTCGCCGAAGGCGGGCTTCGGCAAGGGGTACCTGTCCGCGTTCCCGGAGAGCTTCTTCGACCGGCTCGAAGCCGGGTCCGGGGTCTGGGCGCCGTACTACACCATCCACAAGATCATGGCGGGGCTCGTCGACCAGCACCGTCTCGCCGGGAGCGAGCAGGCCCTCGACGTGGTGCTGCGGCAGGCCGCCTGGGTGGACAAGCGGACCGGGGCGCTGAGCCACGACCAGATGCAGCGGGTGCTCCAGACCGAGTTCGGCGGCATGAACGACGTGTTCGCCGATCTGCACGAGATCACCGGTGACACCAACTGGCTGAAGGTCGCCGAACGGTTCACCCACGACGTCGTCTTCGACCCGCTCGCCAAGAACGAGGACAAGCTCGCCGGGCTGCACGCCAACACGCAGATACCCAAGATGGTGGGCGCGCTGCGGCTGTGGGAGGAGGGCCTCGACGACCGCTACCGCACCATCGCCGAGAACTTCTGGCAGATCGTCACCGACCATCACACGTACGTCATCGGCGGCAACAGCAACGGCGAGGCCTTCCACGAGCCGGACGCCATCGCCGCCCAACTCTCCAACGGCTGCTGCGAGAACTGCAACAGCTACAACATGCTGAAGCTGACCCGCCTGATGCACTTCCACGCGCCGCACCGTGTCGACCTGCTCGACTACTACGAGCGCACCCTGTTCAACCAGATGCTCGGCGAGCAGGACCCCGACTCCGCACACGGCTTCAACATCTACTACACCGGCCTCGCTCCGGGCTCGTACAAACAGCAGCCCTCCTTCATGGGCGAGGACCCCAAGGCCTACTCCACCGACTACGACAACTTCTCCTGCGACCACGGCAGCGGGATGGAGACGCACGCGAAGTTCGCCGAGACCGTCTTCTCGCACGACGACGAGCGGCTCCTGGTGAACCTGTTCGTACCGGCGGAGGTGAAGTGGAAGGCGAAGGGGGTGAGTTGGCGGCAGACGACCGGCTTCCCCGACAAGGCGTCGACCACGCTCACCGTCACGGCAGGCACCGCCGAGCACGAACTGCGGGTGCGGATCCCGTCCTGGACGAAGGGGGCGCGCGTCACGCTCAACGGCCGGGCCCTCGGCGACCGTCCCAAGGCGGGCAGCTGGTTCGCGCTGCGCCGCCGCTGGAAGGCCGGTGACCGGATCGAGGTCACCCTCCCCATGCGGCTCGCCATCGAACCGACACCCGACGACCCGGACGTACAGGCCGTGTTGTACGGGCCGGTGGTGCTCGCCGGGCAGTACGGCGACCGGGGCGCGATGCGGATGCCCCGGCTCGACCCGAAGTCGGTGAAGCAGACGGCCGCCGCGCCGATGAGATTCACGGCGCGGGCCGACGATGAGAACGTCACCCTCCTGCCCATCGCCCGCACCCACCACGTGTACTACACGGCCTACTGGTTGACAGGCGAACCGCCGCCTCCGCCACCGGAGTTCGCCGCCTGGCACCGCTTCGACGAGACCTCCGGGACGACCGCCGCCGACGCGACGGGCAACGGCAAGACCGCCCAGTTGGTGGCCGGCGCGACCTGGACGACCGGCGGGAAGACCGGCGGCGCCGTCGCCCTCGACGGTTCGGACGGGTACGTGAAGCTCGCCGACGACGTGCTGGCCGGCGCGACCGCGTACTCGGTGGCGACCTGGGTGAAGCTCGACGGGACGCCCGATGCGTGGACCCGCATCTTCGACATCGGCAGCGGGGCCTCCGCCAACCTGTTCCTGACACCACGCTCCGACGCCGACACCCTGCGGTTCGCGATCACCGCCGGCGGCGCAGGGGCGGAGGAGCGCATCGACGTCGACCAACTCCCCACCGACACCTGGGTGCACGTGGCGCTGACGTACGGGAACGGCACGGCCGTGCTGTACGTCGACGGCGAGGAGAAGGGCCGCAACGAACATGTCACCGCGCAGCCGGACATGTTCGGCAACCACATCCGCGCCGGATACCTCGGCAAGTCCCAGTACGCCGACCCGTATCTGAAGGGCGCGCTCGACGACCTCCGGGTGTACGGGAAGACGCTGACGGCCGCGGAGGTGGCCGAACTGGCCGGGGCCTGA